The following are encoded in a window of Kogia breviceps isolate mKogBre1 chromosome 10, mKogBre1 haplotype 1, whole genome shotgun sequence genomic DNA:
- the MDFI gene encoding myoD family inhibitor isoform X1 has translation MSQVSGQRPPHCDAPHGAPSAAPGPAQTLSLLPGPEVVTGSAQPAEAALEEGSLEEAAPSMPQSNGPGASQALDSTDLDIPTEAVTHPRGPSASPFCSCPTEAGWGGELEAEAAGGQPQGNPLGCTPLVVNGSGHPSELGGARRTGNGALGGPKTHRKLQTHPSLASQGSKKSKGSTKSAASQIPLQAQEVSLPPAAGPRALAVSPADCCVHCILSCLFCEFLTLCNIVLDCATCGSCSSEDSCLCCCCCGSGECANCDLPCDLDCGILDACCESADCLEICMECCGLCFSS, from the exons ATGTCCCAGGTGAGTGGCCAGCGCCCCCCTCACTGCGACGCGCCCCATGgagcccccagtgcagccccCGGCCCAG CCCAGACCCTATCCCTCCTGCCTGGACCAGAGGTAGTGACAGGATCCGCTCAACCTGCGGAGGCCGCGCTAGAggagggctccctggaggaggcggCACCCTCCATGCCCCAAAGCAATGgccctggggcctcccaggccctGGACAGCACTGACCTCGACATCCCCACAGAAGCTGTGACAC aCCCAAGGGGCCCCTCAGCAAGCCCTTTCTGCAGCTGCCCCACAGAGGCCGGATGGGGCGGGGAGCTGGAAGCCGAAGCAGCAGGAG GCCAGCCTCAGGGGAACCCCTTGGGCTGCACCCCACTAGTGGTGAATGGCTCTGGCCACCCATCGGAGCTGGGCGGCGCCAGGAGGACGGGGAACGGAGCCCTGGGTGGCCCCAAGACCCACCGGAAGTTGCAGACACACCCATCTCTAGCCAGCCAAGGCAGCAAGAAAAGCAAGGGCAGCACCAAGTCTGCTGCCTCCCAGATCCCTCTCCAGGCGCAGGAAG TGAGCCTGCCGCCCGCGGCTGGTCCCCGGGCCCTGGCCGTCTCGCCCGCAGACTGCTGCGTCCACTGCATCCTGTCCTGCCTGTTCTGCGAGTTCCTGACGCTGTGCAACATCGTCCTGGACTGCGCCACGTGCGGCTCCTGCAGCTCCGAGGACTCGtgcctctgctgctgctgctgcggctCCGGCGAGTGCGCCAACTGCGACCTGCCCTGCGACCTGGACTGCGGCATCCTGGACGCCTGCTGCGAGTCGGCCGACTGCCTGGAGATCTGCATGGAGTGCTGTGGGCTCTGCTTCTCCTCCTGA
- the MDFI gene encoding myoD family inhibitor isoform X2, whose translation MSQVSGQRPPHCDAPHGAPSAAPGPAQTLSLLPGPEVVTGSAQPAEAALEEGSLEEAAPSMPQSNGPGASQALDSTDLDIPTEAVTHPRGPSASPFCSCPTEAGWGGELEAEAAGGQPQGNPLGCTPLVVNGSGHPSELGGARRTGNGALGGPKTHRKLQTHPSLASQGSKKSKGSTKSAASQIPLQAQEDCCVHCILSCLFCEFLTLCNIVLDCATCGSCSSEDSCLCCCCCGSGECANCDLPCDLDCGILDACCESADCLEICMECCGLCFSS comes from the exons ATGTCCCAGGTGAGTGGCCAGCGCCCCCCTCACTGCGACGCGCCCCATGgagcccccagtgcagccccCGGCCCAG CCCAGACCCTATCCCTCCTGCCTGGACCAGAGGTAGTGACAGGATCCGCTCAACCTGCGGAGGCCGCGCTAGAggagggctccctggaggaggcggCACCCTCCATGCCCCAAAGCAATGgccctggggcctcccaggccctGGACAGCACTGACCTCGACATCCCCACAGAAGCTGTGACAC aCCCAAGGGGCCCCTCAGCAAGCCCTTTCTGCAGCTGCCCCACAGAGGCCGGATGGGGCGGGGAGCTGGAAGCCGAAGCAGCAGGAG GCCAGCCTCAGGGGAACCCCTTGGGCTGCACCCCACTAGTGGTGAATGGCTCTGGCCACCCATCGGAGCTGGGCGGCGCCAGGAGGACGGGGAACGGAGCCCTGGGTGGCCCCAAGACCCACCGGAAGTTGCAGACACACCCATCTCTAGCCAGCCAAGGCAGCAAGAAAAGCAAGGGCAGCACCAAGTCTGCTGCCTCCCAGATCCCTCTCCAGGCGCAGGAAG ACTGCTGCGTCCACTGCATCCTGTCCTGCCTGTTCTGCGAGTTCCTGACGCTGTGCAACATCGTCCTGGACTGCGCCACGTGCGGCTCCTGCAGCTCCGAGGACTCGtgcctctgctgctgctgctgcggctCCGGCGAGTGCGCCAACTGCGACCTGCCCTGCGACCTGGACTGCGGCATCCTGGACGCCTGCTGCGAGTCGGCCGACTGCCTGGAGATCTGCATGGAGTGCTGTGGGCTCTGCTTCTCCTCCTGA
- the MDFI gene encoding myoD family inhibitor isoform X3: MSQVSGQRPPHCDAPHGAPSAAPGPAQTLSLLPGPEVVTGSAQPAEAALEEGSLEEAAPSMPQSNGPGASQALDSTDLDIPTEAVTRQPQGNPLGCTPLVVNGSGHPSELGGARRTGNGALGGPKTHRKLQTHPSLASQGSKKSKGSTKSAASQIPLQAQEVSLPPAAGPRALAVSPADCCVHCILSCLFCEFLTLCNIVLDCATCGSCSSEDSCLCCCCCGSGECANCDLPCDLDCGILDACCESADCLEICMECCGLCFSS; encoded by the exons ATGTCCCAGGTGAGTGGCCAGCGCCCCCCTCACTGCGACGCGCCCCATGgagcccccagtgcagccccCGGCCCAG CCCAGACCCTATCCCTCCTGCCTGGACCAGAGGTAGTGACAGGATCCGCTCAACCTGCGGAGGCCGCGCTAGAggagggctccctggaggaggcggCACCCTCCATGCCCCAAAGCAATGgccctggggcctcccaggccctGGACAGCACTGACCTCGACATCCCCACAGAAGCTGTGACAC GCCAGCCTCAGGGGAACCCCTTGGGCTGCACCCCACTAGTGGTGAATGGCTCTGGCCACCCATCGGAGCTGGGCGGCGCCAGGAGGACGGGGAACGGAGCCCTGGGTGGCCCCAAGACCCACCGGAAGTTGCAGACACACCCATCTCTAGCCAGCCAAGGCAGCAAGAAAAGCAAGGGCAGCACCAAGTCTGCTGCCTCCCAGATCCCTCTCCAGGCGCAGGAAG TGAGCCTGCCGCCCGCGGCTGGTCCCCGGGCCCTGGCCGTCTCGCCCGCAGACTGCTGCGTCCACTGCATCCTGTCCTGCCTGTTCTGCGAGTTCCTGACGCTGTGCAACATCGTCCTGGACTGCGCCACGTGCGGCTCCTGCAGCTCCGAGGACTCGtgcctctgctgctgctgctgcggctCCGGCGAGTGCGCCAACTGCGACCTGCCCTGCGACCTGGACTGCGGCATCCTGGACGCCTGCTGCGAGTCGGCCGACTGCCTGGAGATCTGCATGGAGTGCTGTGGGCTCTGCTTCTCCTCCTGA
- the MDFI gene encoding myoD family inhibitor isoform X4, protein MSQVSGQRPPHCDAPHGAPSAAPGPAQTLSLLPGPEVVTGSAQPAEAALEEGSLEEAAPSMPQSNGPGASQALDSTDLDIPTEAVTRQPQGNPLGCTPLVVNGSGHPSELGGARRTGNGALGGPKTHRKLQTHPSLASQGSKKSKGSTKSAASQIPLQAQEDCCVHCILSCLFCEFLTLCNIVLDCATCGSCSSEDSCLCCCCCGSGECANCDLPCDLDCGILDACCESADCLEICMECCGLCFSS, encoded by the exons ATGTCCCAGGTGAGTGGCCAGCGCCCCCCTCACTGCGACGCGCCCCATGgagcccccagtgcagccccCGGCCCAG CCCAGACCCTATCCCTCCTGCCTGGACCAGAGGTAGTGACAGGATCCGCTCAACCTGCGGAGGCCGCGCTAGAggagggctccctggaggaggcggCACCCTCCATGCCCCAAAGCAATGgccctggggcctcccaggccctGGACAGCACTGACCTCGACATCCCCACAGAAGCTGTGACAC GCCAGCCTCAGGGGAACCCCTTGGGCTGCACCCCACTAGTGGTGAATGGCTCTGGCCACCCATCGGAGCTGGGCGGCGCCAGGAGGACGGGGAACGGAGCCCTGGGTGGCCCCAAGACCCACCGGAAGTTGCAGACACACCCATCTCTAGCCAGCCAAGGCAGCAAGAAAAGCAAGGGCAGCACCAAGTCTGCTGCCTCCCAGATCCCTCTCCAGGCGCAGGAAG ACTGCTGCGTCCACTGCATCCTGTCCTGCCTGTTCTGCGAGTTCCTGACGCTGTGCAACATCGTCCTGGACTGCGCCACGTGCGGCTCCTGCAGCTCCGAGGACTCGtgcctctgctgctgctgctgcggctCCGGCGAGTGCGCCAACTGCGACCTGCCCTGCGACCTGGACTGCGGCATCCTGGACGCCTGCTGCGAGTCGGCCGACTGCCTGGAGATCTGCATGGAGTGCTGTGGGCTCTGCTTCTCCTCCTGA
- the MDFI gene encoding myoD family inhibitor isoform X6, which yields MSQVSGQRPPHCDAPHGAPSAAPGPGQPQGNPLGCTPLVVNGSGHPSELGGARRTGNGALGGPKTHRKLQTHPSLASQGSKKSKGSTKSAASQIPLQAQEVSLPPAAGPRALAVSPADCCVHCILSCLFCEFLTLCNIVLDCATCGSCSSEDSCLCCCCCGSGECANCDLPCDLDCGILDACCESADCLEICMECCGLCFSS from the exons ATGTCCCAGGTGAGTGGCCAGCGCCCCCCTCACTGCGACGCGCCCCATGgagcccccagtgcagccccCGGCCCAG GCCAGCCTCAGGGGAACCCCTTGGGCTGCACCCCACTAGTGGTGAATGGCTCTGGCCACCCATCGGAGCTGGGCGGCGCCAGGAGGACGGGGAACGGAGCCCTGGGTGGCCCCAAGACCCACCGGAAGTTGCAGACACACCCATCTCTAGCCAGCCAAGGCAGCAAGAAAAGCAAGGGCAGCACCAAGTCTGCTGCCTCCCAGATCCCTCTCCAGGCGCAGGAAG TGAGCCTGCCGCCCGCGGCTGGTCCCCGGGCCCTGGCCGTCTCGCCCGCAGACTGCTGCGTCCACTGCATCCTGTCCTGCCTGTTCTGCGAGTTCCTGACGCTGTGCAACATCGTCCTGGACTGCGCCACGTGCGGCTCCTGCAGCTCCGAGGACTCGtgcctctgctgctgctgctgcggctCCGGCGAGTGCGCCAACTGCGACCTGCCCTGCGACCTGGACTGCGGCATCCTGGACGCCTGCTGCGAGTCGGCCGACTGCCTGGAGATCTGCATGGAGTGCTGTGGGCTCTGCTTCTCCTCCTGA
- the MDFI gene encoding myoD family inhibitor isoform X7, producing MSQVSGQRPPHCDAPHGAPSAAPGPGQPQGNPLGCTPLVVNGSGHPSELGGARRTGNGALGGPKTHRKLQTHPSLASQGSKKSKGSTKSAASQIPLQAQEDCCVHCILSCLFCEFLTLCNIVLDCATCGSCSSEDSCLCCCCCGSGECANCDLPCDLDCGILDACCESADCLEICMECCGLCFSS from the exons ATGTCCCAGGTGAGTGGCCAGCGCCCCCCTCACTGCGACGCGCCCCATGgagcccccagtgcagccccCGGCCCAG GCCAGCCTCAGGGGAACCCCTTGGGCTGCACCCCACTAGTGGTGAATGGCTCTGGCCACCCATCGGAGCTGGGCGGCGCCAGGAGGACGGGGAACGGAGCCCTGGGTGGCCCCAAGACCCACCGGAAGTTGCAGACACACCCATCTCTAGCCAGCCAAGGCAGCAAGAAAAGCAAGGGCAGCACCAAGTCTGCTGCCTCCCAGATCCCTCTCCAGGCGCAGGAAG ACTGCTGCGTCCACTGCATCCTGTCCTGCCTGTTCTGCGAGTTCCTGACGCTGTGCAACATCGTCCTGGACTGCGCCACGTGCGGCTCCTGCAGCTCCGAGGACTCGtgcctctgctgctgctgctgcggctCCGGCGAGTGCGCCAACTGCGACCTGCCCTGCGACCTGGACTGCGGCATCCTGGACGCCTGCTGCGAGTCGGCCGACTGCCTGGAGATCTGCATGGAGTGCTGTGGGCTCTGCTTCTCCTCCTGA
- the MDFI gene encoding myoD family inhibitor isoform X5, giving the protein MPQSNGPGASQALDSTDLDIPTEAVTHPRGPSASPFCSCPTEAGWGGELEAEAAGGQPQGNPLGCTPLVVNGSGHPSELGGARRTGNGALGGPKTHRKLQTHPSLASQGSKKSKGSTKSAASQIPLQAQEVSLPPAAGPRALAVSPADCCVHCILSCLFCEFLTLCNIVLDCATCGSCSSEDSCLCCCCCGSGECANCDLPCDLDCGILDACCESADCLEICMECCGLCFSS; this is encoded by the exons ATGCCCCAAAGCAATGgccctggggcctcccaggccctGGACAGCACTGACCTCGACATCCCCACAGAAGCTGTGACAC aCCCAAGGGGCCCCTCAGCAAGCCCTTTCTGCAGCTGCCCCACAGAGGCCGGATGGGGCGGGGAGCTGGAAGCCGAAGCAGCAGGAG GCCAGCCTCAGGGGAACCCCTTGGGCTGCACCCCACTAGTGGTGAATGGCTCTGGCCACCCATCGGAGCTGGGCGGCGCCAGGAGGACGGGGAACGGAGCCCTGGGTGGCCCCAAGACCCACCGGAAGTTGCAGACACACCCATCTCTAGCCAGCCAAGGCAGCAAGAAAAGCAAGGGCAGCACCAAGTCTGCTGCCTCCCAGATCCCTCTCCAGGCGCAGGAAG TGAGCCTGCCGCCCGCGGCTGGTCCCCGGGCCCTGGCCGTCTCGCCCGCAGACTGCTGCGTCCACTGCATCCTGTCCTGCCTGTTCTGCGAGTTCCTGACGCTGTGCAACATCGTCCTGGACTGCGCCACGTGCGGCTCCTGCAGCTCCGAGGACTCGtgcctctgctgctgctgctgcggctCCGGCGAGTGCGCCAACTGCGACCTGCCCTGCGACCTGGACTGCGGCATCCTGGACGCCTGCTGCGAGTCGGCCGACTGCCTGGAGATCTGCATGGAGTGCTGTGGGCTCTGCTTCTCCTCCTGA